Below is a window of Magnetospirillum sp. WYHS-4 DNA.
TTCCACGATAGGCCGCATCATGGCGGCGGCGGCGGTCGGGACCGAAGAAGTCCTTCGCCCGGACGAAGGGACGCGGTCGCAGAATCACGGCGGCCAGACGGCTGTAGAGGCCCTTTGCCGTCACGGGCTTGACCAGAAACTCGTTGATGCCGGCGTTAAGAGCCGCCAGCACCCGATGTTGTTCCGAATGCCCCGTCACCATGACGATGGGAGTATACGGGTTCACGCTGTCCGGATCGGATCGGATATTGTGCGCGAAGGTGATTCCGTCCATCTCCGGCATGTTCCAGTTGGTGATGATGATGTCCGGAGAAAAGCCGCCGCGGAGCACCTCAAGAGCCTGAACCCCATTTTCGGCCTCGCGTATGTTGCGGCAATGAAACGCAGACAAGACCGTCTTTGTGATACTCCGCATGAACTGGTTATCGTCGACTACCAGCATCCTAAGGAAAGACAGGTCAAGGCTAGTCGAATTCATGGCATGGGATCCTCGTCCCGTACGCTAGATGATATCATAGGCTCGCAGTGCCCATATTTTGCCGTTCACGATCTTCCCCCCATGAACGGATCGTTTTCCATGTCATCGAAATCAATATCGTCCAGGGATACGAAATGGACGGATTCGGCTGCCGCCTCGGCCTCGGGCGTGTTGGCCACGTAGGGGGCGAAGGCCTTGTCCTCGGACATGATGTGCTCGACAAGCCAGTCCTTGAGAAAGACGTAAAGATCGTCGATGTCCACCGAGGCCGGGTCCGCCATGAAACGCGACCGGTACTGCTCCACGGATTCCTTGAGACTCTCGTGGATACGATGATGGGCCGCCAGCCCTGGGTAGCCCCCCGCCGCCTGAACGAGTTCCTCGCGGGTGAAATGGTAGTCGGTGTAATGGCCGAGAACATTGAGAACGGTGCCGATCACGGAAATCGGCTCAGGGCCATCCTTGGCCTTGACGATCTGGTTGAGAAGGTCGATCAGAACCTTGTGATCCGCGTCCACCGCCGGTATGCCGACGCTCAAATCCTCGGTCCAGTGGACCAGTTGAAGTTCTGTGCCCATCGTTCCTGTCAACCGCCTTCCAATGATGCGCAGGCCGATGATCCGACCCCCCGGACCGTCGCGACGGGTCCCAGACCCGAACGCAGCCCCCTGGGCATCCCATGCCTTTACACATCAAGGGCGGCCCCCACGTGCCATTGCCCAAGCAGAGGAACCATAGCCGATTCCCTCGGGATTGGAAAGAATCGCGCTTTTGTCCGGCAGTGACGACGCGCTCGCGGGCCGCAACATCCGCAATCCATTGAGCACCACAAGCAGCGACACCCCCGAATCGGCAACGATGGCCCCCCAAAGGGTGGCCACATCGACCATGGCGAGCAAGGTGAACAATGCCTTGACCCCCAGGGCGAAGCCGATGTTCCAGCGAATCAGGCCCATCATGCGCCGCGAATGCTGGATCAGCCATGCCAAGCGGGTCAGATCGTCGGACATCAGCGCCAAGTCCGATGTCTCGATGGCCGCGTCGGTGCCCGCCACGCCCATGGCGATGCCAAGGGACGAACGCGCCATGGCGGGCGCATCGTTGACGCCATCCCCGACCATGGCCACGTGGCCATGTCGCCGTACCAACTCGTCGATGGCGGCACTCTTGTCCTGGGGTAACAATCCCGCCCTGACTTCATCGAACCCCAGGGCGGCGCCAACCCGGTCGGCGGCAGCCGCGTGGTCTCCGGTCAGAAGGATCAT
It encodes the following:
- a CDS encoding response regulator, giving the protein MLVVDDNQFMRSITKTVLSAFHCRNIREAENGVQALEVLRGGFSPDIIITNWNMPEMDGITFAHNIRSDPDSVNPYTPIVMVTGHSEQHRVLAALNAGINEFLVKPVTAKGLYSRLAAVILRPRPFVRAKDFFGPDRRRRHDAAYRGRERRKSHP
- a CDS encoding bacteriohemerythrin; its protein translation is MGTELQLVHWTEDLSVGIPAVDADHKVLIDLLNQIVKAKDGPEPISVIGTVLNVLGHYTDYHFTREELVQAAGGYPGLAAHHRIHESLKESVEQYRSRFMADPASVDIDDLYVFLKDWLVEHIMSEDKAFAPYVANTPEAEAAAESVHFVSLDDIDFDDMENDPFMGGRS